The genomic segment AAGCGCCGAGGATGCGCTGCGCACGATCTGCGCGCTTCATTATGCGGAGCTCGAGCGTCATCCCCTGCTCGCCCACGTTACGCAGATCGAGCTGCGGCAGAGCGCGCTTGCGCTGCGCAAGGAGATTGGCAAGACGCTTAAGCCCTATCTTCGTCTCATCGAAAACGTGCTCCTCGACGGCATCGCTTCCGGGGCGTTCAGGCCCGAGCTGAACGTGGTGCTGTCGCGCCAGCTCATTTTCGGAGCGATGGACGAGGCGGTGTCGTCCTGGCTGCTCTCGGAACGCAAATACTCGCTGGCGGCACAGGTCGAAGGAACGGTCGACTTTTTTCTGCGCGCGCTGAAGTCCTGACGAGGTTTTACGTATCGCCGTCCCGATTGAACCGGACCGGTCTTTATGTACGATTCATCCTTATTTCGAGAGGAGCACGTCCGATGAATATTGCGGTGCTGCTGAAGCAGACGTTCGATACCGAGGAAAAAATCGTCCTGCGTGACGGCAAAGCAAGCGAGGACGGCGTGAAATTTATCGTCAATCCGTACGATGAATATGCGATCGAGGAGGCGATCCGGCTCAAGGAGGCGCACGGCGGGCAGGTGACCGCGCTCTCGCTCGGTCCGGCCAGAGTCGCCGAAGCGCTGCGCACCGCGCTCGCGATGGGGGCCGACGAGGCGATCTGGATCGACGACGCCGGGATCCCGCAGGATGAGTCCGCAGCCGCCGAAGCCATTGCCGCCGCGCTGGGACAGCAGTCCTTCGATCTCGTGCTCGGCGGCAACTTCTCCGTCGACACCGGCGGCGCCCAGGTCGCCGTCCGCGTGGCTGCCGCCCTGGGCCTTCCGCATGTCACTTCGATTACGAAGCTGACGGTGGACGGCGGTACGGCAAGCGTCGAACGCGACGCCGAGGGAGACCTCGAGCGGATCGACGTGACCTTGCCCGCGCTGTTTACGGCGCAGCAGGGATTAAACGAGCCGCGTTACCCTTCGCTGCCCGGCATTATGAAAGCGAAGAAAAAGCCCTTTAAGTCGCTAACCGCGCAAGACTTGGGCTTTACCGACGGCCGGACGGCCGAAGCTGCGAGAACCGTCCGTATCTCCTTGTCGCTGCCTCCTGGCCGGCAGGCCGGGCAGATGCTGCATGGAACGCCGCAGGAGCAGGCGACCGCGCTCGTCGGCTTGCTGCGCAACGGGGTCAGGACGATATGATGCCGTCCGCCGCTTCATGGCCACCAGAGGAGGAATGCGATGATGAGCAAAACGTATTTGATTGTGACGGAACAGCGGGACGGCAAGCTTCGGCGCGTATCGCTGGAGGCGCTTCGGGCGGCTCTGGACTGCGCGGAAGCCGGAGACGAGATTCATGCCGCGCTGCTTGGCGAAGGCTTGGACGGTCTGGCTGCGGAGCTGGCGGGCTATCCGCTGGCGCAGGTTCACGCGATCGAAGGCGAGGAGCTCAGGCATTATAATCCCGAGGCTTATATCGGGGCGCTGGCCCCGCTGCTCGAAGCCCTCCGGCCTGCCGGCCTGTTCCTCGGGCATACCGCGCTCGGACGCGACCTGGCCCCTGCGCTTGCTGCGAGGCTGTCCGCAGGCCAAATCTCCGACGTGACGGCGATCGAGCGGGACGGCGGCGAGCGGGACGGCGGCGAGCGGGACGGCGGCGAGCGGGACGATGGCGAGCGGGACGATGGCGAGCGGCATGGCGGGCAGATCGTCTTCGTTCGCCCCCTGTACGCGGGCAAGGCGATCGAGCGCAAAGTATTTACCGCTTTTCCGCAGGTGGTGACGGTGCGGGCGAACAATTTGCCGGCGGCGGAGCCGCGTAGAGACGGCGGGACCGCGATTGTCGCGAAGCGGGCAGCCGCGCCTGTCGCAGACCTGCGTACCGTCGTAAGGGAGGTCGTCCGCAGAACCGCGGGCAAGATCGATCTGACGGAGGCCAGGATCGTCATCGCGGGCGGGCGCGGCGTTAAGAGCGCGGAAGGCTTTCGGCCGCTCGAGGAGCTGGCCGGACTGCTCGGAGGCGCCGTCGGCGCGTCGCGGGGCGCATGCGATGCCGGGTATTGCGACTACGGCTTGCAGATCGGCCAGACGGGCAAGGTCGTCACGCCCGAGATCTATATCGCCTGCGGCATCAGCGGAGCGATCCAGCATCTCGCCGGCATGAGCGGCTCGCGCGTTATCGTCGCCATCAACAAAGATCCCGAGGCGCCGATTTTTAGCATCGCGGATTTCGGCATCGTCGGCGATCTGTTCGAGGTCGTGCCGCTGCTTACGCAGGCGTTTCGACAGGCGCTCGCCTAAGAAAAAAACCAGCTAAGACTTGTTAAGTCTCCATGTCTTGGCTGGACTTCGGCTAACTGAATATTTTGTGAGCATACCAATACCCTCCAATGCCATGGAGGGTATTGGTTAAATAAGGTATGGCCGATATCCGAAACTGGAGTCGCGCTGAACGCCTATCAATAGCTCGTCGCCAGCCGTTCCGACGGTTCGGCGGGCCAGCGTATCGCCGCCAGCGGGTAGCGTCAGGACGGTGGCATAAGCTCCCAAAGCGTTCGTCATAGTCGATCGCCTCGAGATGAATAATCTCGCGAGCGTCGTTCTTTCGCCGCAATACCTGCAAATAAAGTCAATTTCATAAACATTTTTTACCAGAATAATTCCGAACTTTTAATACAAAATAGAACCTCTGAGATTCGGAAATAAGCCCAAAACCGAACGTTATTCGTCAAATCTTTGATTAGGTTTGTTTAAACTAGCGATTTTTTGAATTATGAAATTGACTTAAAATATACATCTTTTTGGGCCGATTTCGATGCCTTTGCACCGTAAAGATGCAAAAACGCAGGTATTTACCTTCGTCGGCCAGATTTTCAGCTCGTTCTTGGCATTTACCTGCATTTTTGCAGGTATTTCATCGCATCCGTTGGTCCGCGGAGAAATACATGTATAAATGCAGTTTTTTGACCCGCAAACTATCCGACAAACTCAGGCAAGCCGATCGCGCGCTGACCTGTCTTCGAATCGCTGCCGATTGAAACGCTGCCGCCCGAATCGAATTCGCTATACCTTCATTCCTGCGCCGGATCCGGTCCGCAGCAGCCATAGCTCTAACCCGAGCGTCTTGTCGACGCGTCCGGTTTTCATCTCGTAGTCAAGCTCGGCGAGGCCGCCGAGAAGCGCGGTCAGCCGTTCGATGGTGAACGCCTTGGCCTGTTCGGCGGTCACCTTGACCCCGAAGGGGTGCATGCCGAGCTGACCCGCCATCTGCTGAGGCGAATAGCCTTGCTTGCCCAGCTCCTTGACATACAGCATGCTTCGGAACTGCCTGACGAGCAGCGCCGTCAGCTTGATCGGCTCCTCGCGGCGTCTGAGCAGGTCGTGGTACAGCGCGATCGCTTTATCGGTCCGCAGCGATGCGATCTCCTCCGTCAGCTTGAACACGCTCTGCTCGACGCCTGCGGGCACGAGCTCCGCGACGGCCGCGGCCGTCACCGTACCGCCCTCGCCTGCATGCAGGCACAGCTTGTCCGTCTCCGCCGACAACGCGCCCATTTCAGTGCCCGCTCGCCGGATCAGCTCTTCCGCGGCCTGCCTGTCCAGCGTGCGGCCCTGCTTGGCCGCGCGGCCCGAGACCCACTGAAGCAGCTCGTCCGGTCCGAGCGGAGAAAAATTGACGACGATGCCGTCCTGCTTGGCCGCCTTCGACGTCTTCTTGCGCTCGTCGAGCTTGTCGTGAGGCACCATGAAGACGAGCACGGTCGTCTCGAACGGCCTGCGCATATATTCAAGCAGACGATCCGGCCGATGCTCCGTCTTCGCCGATTCCTTGGCCGATCCGAAGATGACGCTATCACGGACCAGCACCAGCTTGCTCGGCACCAGAAAAGGCATCGTCTCCGCCTCTTCCAGAATCGTGTCGAGGGAATGCTCCGCCGTATCGAAGCGCACGATCGCCATGTCGCGATGCTCGGGCTCGGCCACGGCCGCGGCGAGACGCTCGGCGAACTCGTTCATGCGGTAGCTCTCCGTGCCGAAGCATATGTACAGCGGACGGATCTGTCCGTCCCGTATCTCCTTAAAAGCCTGTCTCGATTCCAATCCGACCACCTCGCACTCATTATACAGCAAAGAGACCGCGCCCGTTAACGGCAGGCGCGATCTCTTTGTCCTTGGAATCTATGTCAACGTTCGACGTGCAGGCCCATGGTGCCTTGCGCGAACGATCGTGACTGCGCCTCCAGGGGGCGCGGCGGTTGTCATAAATCCAATATACGCAGTTGTAGATCAATTGGTGACTGCCGATCAGCGTGCCTGCTCGCGATTTTCTTTGGCGTTCCACCAGAGATCCGTCGCCTTGCCGGAAGCGTCCGTCCAGGTGTAGTACAGATCCTGTCCGTCCTGGCCCCAGGAGACGTCGGACACCGTGCCTTCCCGGTTGCCGCTCTCGAAAACCGTCTCGAGTCCTTCCGTCTTCACGATGCGAAGGCCGCCCT from the Cohnella hashimotonis genome contains:
- the holA gene encoding DNA polymerase III subunit delta produces the protein MESRQAFKEIRDGQIRPLYICFGTESYRMNEFAERLAAAVAEPEHRDMAIVRFDTAEHSLDTILEEAETMPFLVPSKLVLVRDSVIFGSAKESAKTEHRPDRLLEYMRRPFETTVLVFMVPHDKLDERKKTSKAAKQDGIVVNFSPLGPDELLQWVSGRAAKQGRTLDRQAAEELIRRAGTEMGALSAETDKLCLHAGEGGTVTAAAVAELVPAGVEQSVFKLTEEIASLRTDKAIALYHDLLRRREEPIKLTALLVRQFRSMLYVKELGKQGYSPQQMAGQLGMHPFGVKVTAEQAKAFTIERLTALLGGLAELDYEMKTGRVDKTLGLELWLLRTGSGAGMKV
- a CDS encoding electron transfer flavoprotein subunit beta/FixA family protein, which translates into the protein MNIAVLLKQTFDTEEKIVLRDGKASEDGVKFIVNPYDEYAIEEAIRLKEAHGGQVTALSLGPARVAEALRTALAMGADEAIWIDDAGIPQDESAAAEAIAAALGQQSFDLVLGGNFSVDTGGAQVAVRVAAALGLPHVTSITKLTVDGGTASVERDAEGDLERIDVTLPALFTAQQGLNEPRYPSLPGIMKAKKKPFKSLTAQDLGFTDGRTAEAARTVRISLSLPPGRQAGQMLHGTPQEQATALVGLLRNGVRTI
- a CDS encoding TetR/AcrR family transcriptional regulator, whose translation is MAVGRLHKFEGILDAAVKVFAEHGYHGSQISKIAKEAGVADGTIYLYFKNKEDILVSLFRERLGRLIGKFEASARDSKSAEDALRTICALHYAELERHPLLAHVTQIELRQSALALRKEIGKTLKPYLRLIENVLLDGIASGAFRPELNVVLSRQLIFGAMDEAVSSWLLSERKYSLAAQVEGTVDFFLRALKS
- a CDS encoding electron transfer flavoprotein subunit alpha/FixB family protein is translated as MSKTYLIVTEQRDGKLRRVSLEALRAALDCAEAGDEIHAALLGEGLDGLAAELAGYPLAQVHAIEGEELRHYNPEAYIGALAPLLEALRPAGLFLGHTALGRDLAPALAARLSAGQISDVTAIERDGGERDGGERDGGERDDGERDDGERHGGQIVFVRPLYAGKAIERKVFTAFPQVVTVRANNLPAAEPRRDGGTAIVAKRAAAPVADLRTVVREVVRRTAGKIDLTEARIVIAGGRGVKSAEGFRPLEELAGLLGGAVGASRGACDAGYCDYGLQIGQTGKVVTPEIYIACGISGAIQHLAGMSGSRVIVAINKDPEAPIFSIADFGIVGDLFEVVPLLTQAFRQALA